A genomic stretch from Nocardia wallacei includes:
- a CDS encoding MFS transporter, with amino-acid sequence MTRIDIRGTAPPGRARLGLALALLVLPVLPVSMDVSVLYLVMPTVTEQLGPSATQQLWILDIYAFLVAGLLITMGNLGDRAGRRRVLLVGAAIFGLASVLAAFAPNAGALIAARALMGVGGAMLLPSSLALIPRLFTEPRARGNAIAVWTAVAAVGSAIGPIIGGVLLHHFWWGSVFLINTPVLLVVLALGPFLLPEHRAGGRGRLDPPSVVLSIAGILSVVYAVKEAAAAGMTVWTAVAGVFGTVVLLVFVRRQRRLAEPLVAPQLFRYGRFRLAVSASLVATLSGGGMGSLTSVYLQSVAGRNALDAALLGIPAAVAIGIFSMCGAGVARRLGLRNAFVVGLGAAAAGNLLLLGTGVAGGIAWYLAGSTIAGVGYGIVLMLVPDLAVAALPPERAGSAVGVTETSLELGNALGLSLLGSLAALVFRSGGDFAPTLGETLGRTGGDPALADAAQHAFVTGMHVATTTGAGLLLFVAATAMLGSRSKPRGARVRKFPDHRR; translated from the coding sequence ATGACCCGTATCGATATCCGTGGGACCGCGCCGCCAGGTCGGGCACGGCTGGGCTTGGCGTTGGCGTTGCTGGTCCTGCCGGTTCTGCCGGTGTCGATGGATGTCTCGGTGCTGTATCTGGTGATGCCGACGGTGACCGAACAGCTGGGCCCGTCGGCTACGCAGCAACTGTGGATCCTCGATATCTACGCGTTCCTCGTGGCGGGATTGCTGATCACCATGGGGAACCTGGGCGACCGAGCCGGCCGGCGCCGCGTCCTGCTCGTCGGCGCGGCCATCTTCGGACTGGCCTCGGTGCTCGCGGCGTTCGCGCCGAACGCGGGTGCGCTCATCGCGGCCCGCGCGCTGATGGGTGTGGGCGGTGCGATGCTGCTGCCGTCGAGTCTCGCGCTGATCCCGAGGCTGTTCACCGAGCCCCGCGCGCGGGGCAACGCCATCGCCGTCTGGACGGCGGTCGCGGCGGTCGGGTCGGCGATCGGCCCGATCATCGGCGGTGTGCTGCTGCATCACTTCTGGTGGGGGTCGGTCTTCCTGATCAACACCCCGGTGCTGCTGGTCGTGCTGGCGTTGGGCCCGTTCCTGTTGCCCGAACATCGGGCGGGCGGGCGGGGACGGCTCGATCCGCCGAGCGTGGTGCTGTCGATCGCGGGGATTCTGTCGGTGGTGTACGCGGTGAAGGAGGCCGCCGCGGCGGGCATGACGGTGTGGACGGCCGTGGCGGGCGTCTTCGGCACGGTCGTGCTGCTGGTGTTCGTGCGGCGGCAGCGGCGGCTTGCCGAACCGTTGGTGGCACCGCAGTTGTTCCGGTACGGACGGTTCCGGCTCGCCGTGTCCGCCAGCCTGGTCGCCACCTTGTCCGGCGGCGGGATGGGATCGCTGACCAGCGTGTACCTGCAATCGGTTGCCGGGCGCAACGCACTCGACGCGGCGCTGCTCGGCATTCCCGCGGCGGTGGCGATCGGCATCTTCTCGATGTGCGGCGCCGGAGTAGCGCGGCGGCTCGGACTGCGCAACGCCTTCGTGGTCGGGCTCGGCGCCGCCGCGGCCGGTAACCTGCTGCTGCTCGGCACCGGCGTCGCCGGCGGAATCGCCTGGTACCTGGCCGGTTCGACCATCGCCGGCGTCGGGTACGGGATCGTGCTCATGCTGGTGCCCGACCTGGCCGTCGCCGCGTTGCCACCGGAACGGGCGGGCTCGGCGGTCGGCGTCACCGAGACCAGCCTCGAACTCGGCAATGCCCTTGGGCTTTCCCTGCTCGGCTCGCTCGCGGCGCTGGTATTCCGTTCCGGCGGCGATTTCGCCCCGACGCTCGGGGAGACGCTCGGGCGGACCGGCGGTGATCCCGCCCTGGCCGATGCCGCGCAGCACGCGTTCGTCACGGGTATGCACGTCGCCACCACGACCGGTGCGGGCCTGCTGCTCTTCGTCGCGGCTACGGCGATGCTGGGATCGCGATCGAAGCCGCGCGGTGCACGCGTGCGGAAATTCCCCGATCACCGACGCTGA
- a CDS encoding 2OG-Fe(II) oxygenase family protein, protein MRGKETDDAVSKNLNYSEYTLIESPDDKFDDNFRPAVCDMADLNGGPAERDRFIDVLGTAMADVGIAILINHGIGTEELRTVDDQALKIFTTVPEERKSTFVPTDCAYGEPYYLGYVPLQESMPALPHAVEAWEFDRSAFRIPGEDAGKALGCWPDERFEAAFRNLWQACEELTPRLGRALLRYLDVDPAVYDEKIYPTNDVLRINHYPPVSAAAGSLASPARVLAHEDYGLLSLMTASPVEGLQVYRPRSGAWSRVHTPAGSLVVISGQWLRIVSNDQFRACTHRVSVPREPVQRAAPRVTVLYTLHPYESAIIEALPGLPSKYRPTSGREFMTGLAGRLSDKLSIGGGDQ, encoded by the coding sequence GTGCGTGGCAAAGAAACCGACGACGCGGTATCGAAAAATCTGAATTATTCCGAGTACACGCTCATCGAGAGTCCGGACGACAAATTCGACGACAATTTTCGGCCAGCGGTCTGCGACATGGCGGATCTGAACGGCGGGCCGGCGGAACGAGACCGTTTCATCGATGTCCTGGGCACTGCGATGGCGGACGTCGGGATCGCGATTCTGATCAACCACGGTATCGGGACGGAAGAGCTGAGGACCGTCGATGACCAAGCGCTGAAAATCTTCACCACGGTACCCGAGGAACGCAAATCGACGTTCGTGCCGACGGACTGCGCCTACGGCGAGCCCTATTACCTCGGGTACGTCCCACTCCAGGAGAGTATGCCCGCGCTGCCCCATGCGGTGGAAGCGTGGGAGTTCGACAGATCTGCGTTCCGAATCCCCGGCGAAGACGCGGGCAAGGCCCTCGGTTGCTGGCCGGACGAGAGGTTCGAAGCCGCATTCAGAAATCTCTGGCAGGCGTGCGAAGAATTGACTCCGCGGCTCGGCAGAGCGTTGCTCCGATATCTGGATGTCGATCCCGCGGTCTACGACGAGAAGATCTACCCGACGAACGACGTGCTGAGAATCAATCATTATCCGCCCGTCAGCGCTGCCGCCGGGAGCCTCGCCTCGCCGGCCCGCGTTCTCGCTCACGAGGACTACGGACTCCTCAGCCTGATGACGGCGAGTCCGGTCGAAGGGCTGCAGGTGTATCGCCCACGCAGCGGGGCGTGGAGCAGAGTCCACACTCCGGCCGGTTCTCTCGTCGTGATCAGTGGCCAATGGCTGCGGATCGTCAGTAACGATCAATTCCGCGCCTGCACCCATCGGGTCAGCGTGCCGCGCGAGCCCGTCCAACGGGCCGCGCCTCGGGTCACCGTCCTCTATACGCTGCATCCTTACGAATCCGCGATCATCGAAGCGTTGCCGGGGCTCCCCTCGAAATATCGGCCGACCAGCGGCAGAGAATTCATGACAGGGTTAGCTGGGCGATTGTCCGATAAGTTGTCCATAGGTGGTGGTGACCAATGA
- a CDS encoding DUF6879 family protein — translation MEDEHVVSDEIEPMRRYQAGLVPLDPDDYPILWKEWEDLSDATTARGVAMQRVRVVTEPLTEYIRFLHAVTGRNEAHGEDIRWLPRHWLRPEDYTTDEWCLIDDDTLAWTLFDEDDFVGYGLTQDPVEVARAIAVRDALWARAVRHTDYVPGAGQESSQSTGQISGSL, via the coding sequence ATGGAAGACGAACATGTCGTCAGCGACGAGATCGAACCGATGCGTCGCTACCAGGCGGGCCTGGTGCCGCTGGATCCGGACGACTACCCGATATTGTGGAAGGAATGGGAGGACCTGAGCGATGCGACCACCGCCCGCGGTGTCGCCATGCAGCGGGTCCGTGTCGTCACCGAGCCCCTGACCGAATACATTCGCTTTCTCCACGCGGTCACCGGGCGCAACGAAGCACACGGTGAGGATATTCGCTGGCTGCCGCGGCATTGGTTGCGGCCGGAGGACTACACCACCGACGAGTGGTGCCTGATCGACGACGACACGCTTGCCTGGACCTTGTTCGACGAGGATGATTTCGTGGGTTACGGCCTGACGCAAGATCCGGTCGAGGTCGCCCGCGCGATAGCGGTGCGCGACGCGCTGTGGGCGCGGGCTGTCCGGCACACCGATTACGTTCCGGGCGCTGGACAGGAATCCTCCCAGAGCACGGGGCAGATCTCGGGATCGCTGTAG